The Amblyomma americanum isolate KBUSLIRL-KWMA chromosome 3, ASM5285725v1, whole genome shotgun sequence genome window below encodes:
- the LOC144125553 gene encoding cuticle protein 16.8-like gives MHCFPRTSPKLFERTMSNGRHIKRAVARRLQESVLILVRLQEDSGVTQVMFEKVWLLACFAVYAAGQDVVQTADPPPQPYSFRYDTTDEFGTRTTREETSDEYNTKVGSYSYTDPTGLTRTVRYVADADGFRATVETNEPGTRTSNPADVQITSAYVEPPPSAFQATRVALQSAPAVVAVHAAPAGEQHHAEPVAVHGAVPVALHAAPVSFATAQHAVPVTVTPAPAAGKAKSRR, from the exons atgcacTGCTTCCCCCGCACTTCACCCAAGCTTTTTGAGAGAACGATGAGCAATGGTCGGCATATAAAAAGAGCGGTAGCCAGGAGACTGCAAGAGTCAGTTCTCATTCTTGTGCGCCTCCAGGAAGACTCCGGTGTCACTCAAGTCATGTTCGAAAAG GTCTGGCTCCTAGCATGCTTCGCTGTCTACGCTGCAGGGCAAGACGTAGTCCAGACG GCTGACCCACCTCCACAGCCGTACAGCTTCAGATATGACACCACTGACGAGTTCGGCACCCGGACTACGCGAGAAGAGACGAGCGACGAGTACAACACCAAAGTTGGATCGTACAGTTACACCGACCCCACCGGCCTTACCCGCACCGTGCGCTACGTAGCCGACGCCGATGGGTTCCGCGCCACAGTGGAGACCAACGAGCCGGGCACGCGCACTTCAAACCCGGCCGACGTGCAGATAACGTCGGCTTACGTCGAGCCACCCCCTTCTGCCTTCCAGGCCACTCGCGTGGCCCTGCAGTCTGCTCCTGCAGTGGTAGCCGTCCACGCCGCGCCGGCCGGCGAACAGCACCACGCAGAGCCAGTAGCGGTGCACGGCGCCGTGCCCGTAGCCCTACATGCAGCCCCGGTGTCTTTCGCAACGGCTCAACACGCGGTTCCCGTTACGGTCACCCCCGCACCCGCTGCGGGCAAAGCCAAGAGCCGCCGTTAA
- the LOC144125554 gene encoding uncharacterized protein LOC144125554: MLSNVLPLFLIALAAGQRFEDPVGPPQPYTFSYDITNEFGTRLSQTENGDANNVKTGTYSYSEANGIFRNVNYIADKDGFRVTVDTNEPGTKSSAPADVVINSQAADVPPPAVTVTRPAVVLTPRAQPPRQTQPPPARFLAPITIARSAPLQFRVRPAPGFGAAPAASAFRPGGASSASFTLGNNPPLSYTLGRSP; this comes from the exons ATGCTATCGAAC GTACTCCCTTTGTTTCTCATAGCTCTTGCGGCTGGGCAGCGGTTTGAAGATCCAGTAGGG CCTCCGCAGCCGTACACGTTCTCGTACGACATCACAAACGAATTCGGCACACGCCTGAGCCAGACGGAGAACGGAGACGCGAACAACGTCAAAACGGGCACGTATTCCTACTCCGAGGCTAACGGCATCTTCAGGAATGTCAACTACATTGCCGACAAGGACGGATTCCGTGTAACCGTAGACACCAATGAGCCCGGCACCAAGTCCTCGGCACCTGCTGACGTCGTCATTAACTCACAG GCCGCCGATGTCCCGCCACCAGCGGTGACGGTGACAAGGCCCGCAGTGGTGCTCACCCCGCGAGCTCAACCTCCAAGGCAGACACAGCCACCACCTGCACGATTCCTGGCTCCCATCACCATAGCACGATCGGCACCGCTTCAGTTCAGAGTTCGCCCCGCCCCCGGCTTCGGTGCGGCCCCGGCAGCCTCCGCCTTCAGGCCTGGCGGCGCCAGCTCAGCGTCGTTCACGCTTGGCAACAACCCGCCGCTCAGCTACACTCTTGGAAGGAGTCCGTGA
- the LOC144123513 gene encoding cuticle protein 16.8-like: protein MFAKVLLCCLAAIAASAPVEEFPPQPYSFSYDTTDEFGTRLTREETGDANNNKVGSYSYTDAAGIARTVRYTADAEGFHATVETNEPGTKTSNPADALYTSGAVEVPAAPVVAKPVVAAVKPVVVQAAPAPVAVHAVHAVHPAQFAVAAGPYTYGHHFGPVALVHPAPYTIGKAKA, encoded by the exons ATGTTCGCCAAG GTCCTCCTCTGTTGCCTTGCGGCTATTGCTGCTTCTGCTCCGGTTGAAGAATTC CCACCACAGCCATACAGCTTCAGCTACGACACCACCGATGAGTTCGGCACCCGCCTGACCCGCGAGGAGACCGGTGACGCCAACAACAACAAGGTCGGCTCGTACAGCTACACCGACGCCGCCGGTATTGCCCGTACCGTCAGGTACACCGCCGACGCCGAGGGATTCCACGCCACCGTTGAGACCAACGAGCCCGGAACCAAGACCTCCAACCCAGCCGACGCTCTCTACACTTCCGGCGCCGTCGAGGTACCAGCCGCCCCAGTCGTGGCCAAGCCCGTTGTCGCCGCCGTGAAGCCCGTTGTTGTCCAGGCTGCTCCAGCTCCAGTCGCCGTGCACGCCGTGCACGCCGTGCACCCAGCTCAGTTCGCCGTGGCTGCTGGCCCCTACACCTATGGCCACCACTTCGGTCCCGTCGCTCTGGTCCACCCAGCCCCCTACACCATCGGCAAGGCCAAGGCTTAA